In Chiloscyllium punctatum isolate Juve2018m chromosome 38, sChiPun1.3, whole genome shotgun sequence, a single genomic region encodes these proteins:
- the nrbf2b gene encoding nuclear receptor-binding factor 2b isoform X2, producing MLAAGRYAEAIDCHGKAADHLEKAMKLTESEQALLSLELQRDSHIKHQRLIHERWKKDEKLRAQIKPAVAVNREIDLQLPLKAFSDESDGQKTLPTCAEMSSLNQEGYLQQIRNSYDREPDTLLFLLEKKHVPSKTCAVNKAPKDDKTRIEEQEMKISELNRLVDLLTAENERLKKENKLLKAENARLKKSPLEKELDMDSDFVKSELWCISQPSDNATNAGKAKDIPIPNLPPLEMPTQNISLDDLPPLELSEEVVCNLKEPLDNQKQTSKDKL from the exons ATCATCTTGAGAAAGCCATGAAGCTAACAGAGTCCGAACAG GCCTTGTTATCACTGGAGCTGCAGAGAGACAGTCACATCAAACATCAGCGTCTAATCCATGAGAGATGGAAGAAAGACGAAAAGCTCAGGGCTCAGATAAAGCCAGCAGTAGCAGTAAACAGGGAAATAGATCTCCAGTTACCACTGAAAGCATTCTCAGATGAATCAGATGGTCAGAAGACACTTCCCACATGTGCAGAAATGAGTAGCCTTAACCAGGAAGGATATCTGCAACAAATTCGGAACTCCTATGATCGGGAGCCGGATACCCTTCTCTTTCTGTTGGAGAAGAAGCACGTTCCTTCAAAGACCTGTGCAGTGAACAAAGCTCCTAAAGATGACAAGACAAGGATAGAGGAGCAAGAAATGAAAATTTCCGAACTGAATAGACTTGTTGATCTACTTACAGCTGAGAATGAGAGACTAAAGAAGGAGAACAAGCTGCTAAAGGCAGAGAATGCGCGACTTAAGAAATCGCCATTGGAGAAGGAATTAGATATGGATTCAGACTTTGTGAAATCCGAGTTGTGGTGCATCAGTCAACCGTCCGATAATGCTACCAACGCTGGAAAAGCGAAAGACATTCCAATACCCAACCTTCCTCCTTTGGAAATGCCAACTCAGAACATTTCATTGGACGATCTTCCCCCTTTAGAACTTTCTGAGGAGGTTGTGTGTAATCTGAAAGAACCATTGGACAACCAAAAGCAAACCTCAAAGGACAAACTATAG